In Cupriavidus basilensis, the following proteins share a genomic window:
- a CDS encoding IclR family transcriptional regulator produces the protein MTKPIANPDRVKPGKGKATPNRSLERGISVLRAFRAGSSMLGNSEIADRTGLSRSTVSRLTQSLVESGMLDYVPQFRAYRLGVPVLSMAHAMRDGSTVLKAATPLMTEVATRHKINVGLAVADDDDMVYLESFRYSRRQSLRTIVSGLRIPMALTSLGRAYLATLSATNFDIAMREMAGRNPGRAWHSIRKEIELAVKSVQENGYCVASWQPQVVAVATPMQIEGYGTYVLNASISTQQTVEEVEATLAKPLLSLAASIQAAISRIE, from the coding sequence ATGACGAAACCCATCGCAAATCCAGACCGTGTGAAACCGGGAAAGGGAAAGGCGACACCCAACCGGTCGCTAGAACGGGGAATATCCGTCTTGCGGGCGTTCCGGGCAGGCTCGTCGATGCTCGGCAATAGCGAGATTGCTGATAGAACGGGACTCTCGCGGTCGACAGTGAGCCGACTTACGCAGTCTTTGGTCGAGAGCGGAATGCTCGATTATGTTCCGCAATTCCGCGCTTACCGGTTGGGCGTTCCGGTCCTGAGCATGGCGCATGCAATGCGCGACGGCTCCACGGTTCTAAAGGCGGCGACTCCACTCATGACAGAGGTGGCGACGCGCCACAAGATAAACGTCGGACTAGCGGTGGCTGATGATGATGACATGGTGTATCTGGAGTCATTCCGTTACAGCAGGCGCCAATCGCTCCGTACTATCGTTAGTGGCTTGCGTATCCCCATGGCTTTGACATCCCTGGGCAGGGCTTACCTGGCGACACTGTCCGCGACCAACTTTGACATTGCGATGCGCGAGATGGCCGGCCGTAACCCAGGGCGAGCGTGGCACTCTATTCGCAAGGAGATCGAACTGGCGGTCAAGTCAGTGCAGGAGAACGGATATTGCGTGGCGTCGTGGCAGCCGCAGGTGGTGGCAGTTGCAACGCCAATGCAGATCGAGGGCTATGGCACGTACGTCCTCAACGCCAGCATCTCGACTCAGCAGACGGTCGAGGAGGTCGAAGCCACGCTCGCAAAGCCTCTGCTGTCCTTGGCGGCCTCGATTCAAGCGGCGATCAGTCGTATTGAATGA
- a CDS encoding 3-keto-5-aminohexanoate cleavage protein — translation MTQPCIISVAITGSLPRKSDNPAVPVTVDEQIESTQEAFEAGATLVHLHVRNDDGTPSSDPARFARVLEGIRKHAPGMITQVSTGGRSGAGRERGGMISLRPDMASLATGSVNFPTRVYDNSPDLVDWLASEMLAYDVKPEIEAFDLSMIFQAANMQRVGKIAGELHVQFVMGIKNAMPVDREALEFYAATLRRLSPNATWTGAGIGRDQMTMARWSLELGGHCRTGLEDNIRLDRDTLAPSNAALVRQIAALCEEYERPVATVAEARALLGLKALV, via the coding sequence ATGACCCAACCTTGCATTATCTCCGTGGCCATCACGGGCTCCTTGCCGCGGAAATCCGACAATCCGGCAGTGCCGGTTACGGTCGACGAGCAAATCGAATCCACTCAAGAAGCATTTGAAGCAGGAGCAACGCTCGTCCACCTGCATGTCCGAAACGACGATGGCACTCCGTCCTCGGACCCCGCGCGGTTCGCGCGTGTACTCGAAGGGATTCGGAAGCATGCCCCAGGCATGATTACCCAGGTTTCAACGGGTGGACGCTCCGGCGCAGGCCGTGAACGTGGTGGGATGATCTCCCTGCGCCCGGACATGGCCTCACTTGCGACAGGCTCAGTCAATTTCCCGACCCGCGTCTACGACAATTCGCCAGACCTGGTGGATTGGCTGGCATCTGAAATGCTGGCGTACGACGTCAAGCCCGAAATTGAAGCCTTCGACCTATCAATGATCTTCCAGGCAGCCAATATGCAGCGGGTCGGCAAGATCGCCGGAGAACTGCATGTCCAGTTTGTGATGGGCATCAAGAACGCGATGCCCGTCGACCGCGAGGCTCTGGAGTTCTATGCGGCGACCCTGCGCAGGCTTTCGCCCAACGCGACCTGGACGGGAGCTGGCATTGGGCGCGACCAGATGACCATGGCACGCTGGTCGCTTGAATTGGGCGGACATTGCCGCACGGGTCTTGAAGACAACATTCGCCTGGACCGAGATACGCTCGCGCCGTCAAACGCTGCCTTGGTCCGCCAAATCGCAGCACTCTGCGAAGAGTACGAGCGTCCCGTGGCAACTGTTGCCGAGGCGAGGGCTCTCCTCGGATTGAAAGCCCTCGTCTAA
- a CDS encoding 1,6-dihydroxycyclohexa-2,4-diene-1-carboxylate dehydrogenase, producing the protein MNNNARFSGKIAVVTGAAQGIGRGVALAAAAEGASLVLVDRAALVHEVAAQIHANGGQALAVEADLETYAGACLMTSAALQAHGRIDVLVNNVGGTIWAKPYQEYEEAQIEAEIRRSLFPTLWCCRAVLPGMIERKQGVIVNVSSIATRSIYRVPYAAAKGGVNALTASLAFEHAQDGIRVNAIATGGTEAPPRKVPRNTAEQTPQEAAWYQGIVDQTMASSLMHRYGTIDEQVRAILFLASDEASYITGTVLPVGGGDLG; encoded by the coding sequence ATGAACAACAACGCGCGCTTTAGCGGAAAAATCGCCGTGGTAACCGGCGCGGCGCAGGGGATTGGACGCGGCGTGGCGCTAGCCGCCGCGGCCGAGGGCGCCAGCCTGGTGCTGGTCGACCGCGCGGCACTGGTGCACGAGGTCGCCGCGCAAATCCACGCGAACGGCGGCCAGGCACTAGCGGTGGAGGCCGACCTGGAAACCTATGCCGGCGCCTGCCTGATGACCAGCGCGGCGCTGCAGGCCCATGGCCGCATCGATGTCCTCGTCAATAACGTGGGCGGCACCATCTGGGCCAAGCCCTACCAGGAATACGAGGAGGCGCAGATCGAAGCCGAGATCCGCCGCTCCCTGTTTCCCACCCTGTGGTGTTGCCGCGCCGTGCTGCCCGGCATGATCGAGCGCAAGCAGGGCGTGATCGTCAACGTCTCGTCCATCGCCACGCGCAGCATCTACCGCGTGCCCTACGCGGCCGCCAAGGGCGGCGTCAACGCCCTGACCGCCAGCCTCGCCTTCGAGCACGCGCAGGACGGCATCCGCGTCAATGCGATCGCCACCGGGGGCACCGAAGCGCCGCCGCGCAAAGTGCCCCGCAACACGGCGGAGCAGACCCCGCAGGAAGCCGCGTGGTACCAGGGCATCGTCGACCAGACCATGGCATCCAGCCTGATGCACCGCTACGGCACCATTGATGAACAGGTGCGCGCGATTCTGTTTTTGGCGTCCGACGAGGCCTCTTACATCACCGGCACCGTCCTGCCCGTGGGCGGCGGCGACCTCGGCTAA
- the benC gene encoding benzoate 1,2-dioxygenase electron transfer component BenC, with protein sequence MEYNIALQFEDGVTRFITCTANETLSDAAYRQQINIPLDCRDGACGTCRGLCESGEYDLPASSYIEDALTPEEAAKGYVLACQTRPRSDCVIKVPASSAACKTGVTRYQGKLAAVDKLSDSTIGFSIDLGEAAAPTFLAGQYVNVDIPGTGLTRSYSFSSAPGAARTSFVVRNVPNGRMSEFLSNEALPGQPISFAGPYGSFYLREVARPVLFLAGGTGIAPFLSMLDVLAANGSPHPIRLVYGVTHEIDLVALAQLDRAKDQLAGFEYRTCVLDPVSNETRKGYVTQHVERDWLNGGDVDIYLCGPVAMVDAVRAWLQDAGVTPASFHYEKFSASNAA encoded by the coding sequence ATGGAATACAACATCGCTCTGCAGTTTGAAGACGGCGTTACCCGCTTCATCACCTGCACCGCCAACGAAACCCTGTCCGATGCTGCTTATCGCCAGCAGATCAATATCCCGCTGGACTGCCGCGACGGCGCCTGCGGCACCTGCCGCGGCCTGTGCGAATCCGGCGAGTACGACCTGCCGGCGTCGAGCTATATCGAAGACGCGCTGACGCCCGAGGAGGCCGCCAAGGGCTACGTGCTGGCCTGCCAGACCCGCCCGCGCTCCGATTGCGTGATCAAGGTGCCGGCCTCGTCGGCCGCCTGCAAGACCGGCGTGACCCGCTACCAGGGCAAGCTGGCGGCGGTGGACAAGCTGTCGGACTCCACCATCGGGTTCTCGATCGACCTCGGTGAAGCCGCCGCCCCGACCTTCCTGGCGGGGCAGTATGTGAACGTGGATATCCCGGGTACCGGCCTGACCCGCTCGTACTCGTTTTCCTCCGCCCCCGGCGCCGCCCGCACCTCGTTCGTGGTACGCAACGTGCCCAACGGCCGAATGAGCGAGTTCCTGAGCAATGAGGCGCTGCCCGGCCAGCCCATTTCCTTCGCCGGCCCCTATGGCAGCTTCTACCTGCGCGAAGTGGCCCGCCCGGTGCTGTTCCTGGCGGGCGGCACCGGCATCGCGCCCTTCCTGTCCATGCTGGACGTGCTGGCCGCGAACGGCAGCCCGCACCCGATCCGCCTGGTGTATGGCGTGACGCATGAGATCGACCTGGTGGCATTGGCGCAACTCGACCGCGCAAAGGACCAGCTCGCCGGCTTCGAGTACCGCACCTGCGTGCTCGATCCGGTCAGCAACGAAACCCGCAAGGGCTATGTCACGCAGCACGTGGAGCGGGACTGGCTCAACGGCGGCGATGTCGACATCTACCTGTGCGGCCCCGTTGCCATGGTGGATGCGGTGCGCGCCTGGCTGCAGGACGCCGGGGTGACGCCGGCCAGCTTCCACTACGAAAAATTCTCGGCCAGCAACGCTGCCTGA
- the benB gene encoding benzoate 1,2-dioxygenase small subunit, whose amino-acid sequence MTSTPPTTPTTPTTAPIGLAGIQAFLYRESRLLDDEQWDEWLACYHPDAAFWMPSWDDDDTLVTDPQREISLIYYPNRQGLEDRVFRIKTERSSATMPDTRTSHNISNVELERQEGSVCTVRFNWHTLSHRYKTNYSYFGMSRYVIDFAGEQAQILDKYVVLKNDYINQVIDIYHI is encoded by the coding sequence ATGACCTCAACGCCCCCAACGACCCCAACGACGCCCACGACCGCACCCATCGGCCTTGCCGGGATCCAGGCCTTCCTCTACCGGGAAAGCCGCCTGCTTGACGACGAACAATGGGATGAATGGCTGGCCTGCTATCACCCGGATGCCGCGTTCTGGATGCCGTCCTGGGACGATGACGACACCCTGGTGACCGATCCGCAGCGCGAGATCTCGCTGATCTACTACCCGAACCGCCAAGGCCTGGAAGACCGCGTGTTCCGCATCAAGACCGAGCGCTCCAGCGCCACCATGCCGGACACGCGCACCAGCCACAACATCAGCAACGTCGAACTGGAGCGCCAGGAAGGCAGCGTCTGCACAGTGCGTTTCAACTGGCACACGCTGAGCCACCGCTACAAGACCAACTACAGCTACTTCGGCATGTCGCGCTACGTCATCGACTTCGCCGGCGAGCAAGCGCAGATCCTGGACAAGTACGTCGTGCTGAAGAACGACTACATCAACCAGGTCATCGACATCTATCACATCTGA
- the benA gene encoding benzoate 1,2-dioxygenase large subunit has protein sequence MIPIYPDHSPALKRLDDYLVENRETGDHRLHRSAFTDEALFELEMKHIFEGNWIYLAHESQIPGNNDYYTTYIGRQPIVIARNRQGELNALINACTHRGAMLCRHKRGNKATYTCPFHGWTFNNSGKLLKVKDPEGAGYPDCFNKEASHDLKKVARFENYRGFLFGSLNPDVAPLKDFLGEAAKIIDMIVDQSADGLEVLRGASTYTFEGNWKLQTENGADGYHVSAVHWNYAATTNHRKQENAREDKIRAMDAGNWGRQGGGFYAFDHGHMLLWSRWANPEDRPNFNRREEFAERCGAETADWMIQNSRNLCLYPNVYLMDQFGSQIRVLRPLSVDKTEVTIYCIAPKGEADDARARRIRQYEDFFNVSGMATPDDLEEFRACQQGYAGSAVAWNDMCRGATHWVEGADEAARKIGLKPLMSGVKTEDEGLYTVQHRYWLDVMKKATGAEASKISSAGSEA, from the coding sequence ATGATCCCCATTTACCCGGACCACAGCCCGGCCCTGAAGCGCCTGGACGACTACCTGGTGGAAAACCGCGAGACCGGCGACCACCGCCTGCATCGCAGCGCCTTCACCGACGAGGCCCTGTTCGAACTCGAGATGAAGCACATCTTCGAGGGCAACTGGATCTACCTGGCCCACGAAAGCCAGATCCCCGGCAACAACGATTACTACACCACCTACATCGGCCGCCAGCCGATCGTGATCGCACGCAACCGCCAGGGCGAACTCAACGCGCTGATCAACGCCTGCACCCATCGCGGCGCCATGCTGTGCCGCCACAAGCGCGGCAACAAGGCGACCTACACCTGCCCGTTCCATGGCTGGACCTTCAACAACAGCGGCAAGCTGCTCAAGGTCAAGGATCCGGAAGGCGCCGGCTACCCCGATTGCTTCAACAAGGAAGCCTCGCACGACCTGAAGAAGGTGGCGCGCTTCGAGAACTACCGCGGCTTCCTGTTCGGCAGCCTGAACCCGGATGTGGCGCCGCTCAAGGATTTCCTGGGCGAGGCGGCCAAGATCATCGACATGATCGTGGACCAGTCCGCCGACGGCCTGGAAGTGCTGCGTGGCGCGTCCACCTATACCTTCGAAGGCAACTGGAAGCTGCAAACCGAGAACGGCGCCGACGGCTACCACGTCTCCGCCGTGCACTGGAACTACGCCGCCACCACTAATCACCGCAAGCAGGAAAATGCCCGCGAGGACAAGATCCGGGCCATGGATGCGGGCAACTGGGGCCGGCAAGGCGGCGGCTTCTACGCGTTTGATCACGGCCACATGCTGTTGTGGTCGCGCTGGGCCAACCCGGAAGACCGGCCGAACTTCAACCGGCGCGAGGAATTCGCCGAGCGCTGCGGCGCCGAGACGGCGGACTGGATGATCCAGAACTCGCGCAACCTGTGCCTGTACCCCAACGTCTATCTGATGGACCAGTTCGGCTCGCAGATCCGCGTGCTGCGCCCGCTGTCGGTTGACAAGACCGAAGTCACCATCTATTGCATCGCGCCCAAGGGCGAAGCCGACGACGCGCGCGCACGCCGCATCCGTCAGTACGAGGATTTCTTCAACGTCAGCGGCATGGCCACGCCCGACGACCTGGAAGAATTCCGCGCCTGCCAGCAAGGCTATGCCGGCAGCGCGGTGGCATGGAACGACATGTGCCGCGGCGCCACGCACTGGGTGGAGGGCGCCGACGAGGCTGCGCGCAAGATTGGCCTCAAGCCGTTGATGAGCGGCGTCAAGACCGAGGACGAAGGCCTGTACACGGTGCAGCACCGCTACTGGCTGGACGTGATGAAGAAGGCCACCGGAGCCGAAGCCAGCAAGATCAGCAGCGCCGGGAGTGAAGCATGA
- the catA gene encoding catechol 1,2-dioxygenase has translation MTHPEIEALVKAFILDTASGKADARVQSVVVRLTTDLFKAIEDLDLSASEVWKGIEYFAEAGPELGLLAAGLGLERFLDIRADEAEAKAGLAGGTPRTIEGPLYVAGAPASEGFARLDDGSEDGQGEVLFMQGTVFDTSGKPLPGASVEVWHANLLGNYSFFDKTQSDFNLRRTITTDSEGRYQFRSIVPMGYGCPPQGTTQRLLDLLGRHGRRPAHIHFFVSAPGHRKLTTQINIDGDEYLWDDFAFASREGLVPALRHVESPRALAEHGLDKPFASIDFDFRLYADCAAAPVPEVERTRAAA, from the coding sequence ATGACGCACCCGGAAATCGAAGCGCTGGTGAAAGCGTTCATCCTCGACACCGCCAGCGGCAAGGCCGATGCGCGTGTGCAAAGCGTGGTGGTTCGCCTGACCACCGATCTCTTCAAGGCGATCGAAGACCTGGACCTGAGCGCCAGCGAAGTCTGGAAGGGCATCGAGTACTTCGCCGAGGCCGGGCCGGAACTTGGCCTGCTGGCCGCCGGCCTGGGCCTGGAGCGCTTCCTGGACATCCGCGCGGATGAAGCCGAGGCAAAGGCCGGTCTCGCCGGCGGCACGCCGCGCACCATCGAAGGCCCGCTGTACGTGGCCGGTGCGCCCGCGAGCGAAGGCTTCGCGCGGCTGGACGACGGCAGCGAAGACGGCCAGGGCGAAGTCCTGTTCATGCAGGGCACGGTGTTCGACACCAGCGGCAAGCCGCTGCCGGGCGCCTCGGTGGAGGTCTGGCATGCCAACCTGCTCGGCAACTACTCGTTCTTCGACAAGACGCAGTCCGACTTCAACCTGCGCCGCACCATCACCACCGATAGCGAGGGCCGCTACCAGTTCCGCAGCATCGTGCCGATGGGTTATGGCTGCCCGCCGCAAGGCACCACGCAGCGCCTGCTGGACCTGCTGGGCCGCCATGGCCGGCGTCCCGCGCACATTCACTTCTTCGTGTCCGCGCCCGGCCATCGCAAGCTGACCACCCAGATCAACATCGACGGCGACGAATACCTGTGGGACGACTTTGCCTTTGCCAGCCGCGAGGGCCTGGTGCCAGCGCTCAGGCACGTCGAGTCCCCGCGGGCACTGGCCGAGCACGGCCTGGACAAGCCGTTTGCCTCCATCGATTTCGATTTCCGCCTGTACGCCGATTGCGCGGCAGCGCCGGTACCGGAAGTGGAGCGCACGCGCGCCGCCGCATAA
- a CDS encoding LysR family transcriptional regulator yields MDLRHLRYFVAVAEELNFTRAAERLHIAQPPLSRQIQQLEEGLGVQLFERNARPLKLTEAGRFFYAHAQQLLAQAAELESMTRRVGQIERKMSLGFVGSTLYGMLPKIIRRFRAEHPQIELSLVEMTTMDQIAALKQGTIDVGFGRIRHEDPNVRRVVLREERMIVALPVGHPLSLAKPVLALHDLLGETLIIFPKAPRPSYADQVLAAFHDRALQPGRIHEARELQIALGLVAAGEGISIVPSSVHGLKRDDISYRELDDPNLVSPIIMSMRRLDETEEISALLDMIYRLYEEEKLVFLPPSQD; encoded by the coding sequence GTGGACTTGCGTCACTTACGTTACTTTGTTGCCGTCGCGGAGGAGCTCAACTTCACTCGCGCGGCCGAACGGCTGCATATCGCCCAGCCGCCGCTGAGCCGGCAGATCCAGCAACTGGAAGAGGGCCTGGGGGTGCAGCTCTTCGAGCGCAACGCGCGCCCGCTCAAGCTGACCGAGGCCGGGCGCTTTTTCTACGCGCACGCCCAGCAGTTGCTGGCGCAAGCCGCGGAGCTGGAGTCGATGACACGGCGGGTGGGGCAGATCGAGCGGAAGATGTCGCTCGGCTTTGTCGGCTCGACCCTGTACGGCATGCTGCCCAAGATCATCCGGCGCTTTCGCGCCGAGCACCCGCAGATCGAGCTGAGCCTGGTGGAGATGACCACCATGGACCAGATCGCGGCCCTCAAGCAGGGCACCATCGACGTGGGGTTTGGCCGCATCCGGCACGAGGACCCGAACGTGCGCCGGGTCGTGCTGCGCGAGGAGCGGATGATCGTGGCGCTGCCGGTCGGGCACCCGCTCTCGCTGGCCAAGCCGGTGCTGGCCCTGCACGACCTGCTGGGCGAGACCCTGATCATCTTTCCCAAGGCGCCCCGACCAAGCTATGCCGACCAGGTGCTGGCGGCGTTTCATGACCGGGCCTTGCAGCCCGGGCGTATCCATGAAGCGCGTGAGCTGCAGATCGCGCTGGGGCTGGTGGCGGCCGGCGAGGGTATTTCGATCGTCCCGAGCAGCGTGCACGGCCTCAAGCGGGACGACATCAGCTACCGGGAGCTGGACGATCCCAACCTGGTCTCGCCCATCATCATGAGCATGCGCAGGCTCGACGAGACCGAGGAGATCAGCGCCTTGCTGGACATGATCTACCGGCTGTATGAGGAGGAGAAGCTGGTTTTCCTGCCGCCGAGCCAGGATTGA
- the acnB gene encoding bifunctional aconitate hydratase 2/2-methylisocitrate dehydratase, translated as MLENYRAHVAERAALGIPPLPLTAKQTAELIELLKSPPAGEEQVLVDLITHRVPAGVDDAAKVKASYLAAVALGKEACALISRAKAAELLGTMLGGYNISPLIELLDDAEIGPVAAEALKKTLLMFDAFHDVKEKADKGNAIAKSVLQSWADAEWFTSRPEVPQSLTVTVFKVTGETNTDDLSPAPDATTRPDIPLHALAMLKNARPGITPEEDGKRGPVKFIESLKEKGNLVAYVGDVVGTGSSRKSATNSVLWFTGEDIPFVPNKRFGGVCLGSKIAPIFYNTMEDAGALPIELDVSQMEMGDVVELRPYDGKALKNGQVIAEFTVKSDVLFDEVRAGGRIPLIVGRGLTAKAREALGLAPSTLFRLPHNPADTGRGFTLAQKMVGRACGLPEGKGIRPGTYCEPKMTSVGSQDTTGPMTRDELKDLACLGFSADLVMQSFCHTAAYPKPVDVKTHHTLPQFISTRGGISLRPGDGVIHSWLNRMLLPDTVGTGGDSHTRFPIGISFPAGSGLVAFAAATGVMPLDMPESVLVRFKGKMQPGVTLRDLVNAIPLYAIKSGLLTVAKQGKKNIFSGRVLEIEGLPDLKVEQAFELSDASAERSAAGCSVRLNKEPIIEYINSNITLLKWMIAEGYQDPRSLSRRIQAMEAWLADPKLLEPDADAEYAAVIEIDLADVHEPIVACPNDPDDVKTLSEVAGAKIDEVFIGSCMTNIGHFRAASKLLEGKRDIPVKLWVAPPTKMDAKQLTEEGHYGVFGTAGARTEMPGCSLCMGNQAQVREGATVMSTSTRNFPNRLGKNTNVYLGSAELAAICSRLGRIPTKEEYMSDMGVLATNGDQIYKYLNFDKIEDFKGVADTVTV; from the coding sequence ATGCTTGAAAACTATCGCGCCCATGTAGCCGAACGCGCCGCGCTTGGCATCCCCCCTCTGCCGCTGACCGCCAAGCAGACTGCGGAGTTGATCGAATTGCTGAAATCCCCGCCGGCTGGCGAGGAACAAGTCCTGGTTGACCTGATCACGCATCGCGTGCCGGCGGGCGTGGACGACGCCGCCAAGGTCAAGGCCTCGTACCTGGCAGCCGTGGCGCTGGGCAAGGAAGCCTGCGCGCTGATCTCGCGTGCCAAGGCTGCCGAGCTGCTGGGCACCATGCTGGGCGGCTACAACATCTCCCCGCTGATCGAGCTGCTGGACGACGCCGAGATTGGTCCCGTTGCGGCTGAGGCGCTCAAGAAGACGTTGCTGATGTTCGACGCCTTCCACGACGTCAAGGAAAAGGCCGACAAGGGCAACGCCATCGCCAAGTCCGTGCTGCAAAGCTGGGCCGACGCCGAGTGGTTCACCAGCCGTCCGGAAGTGCCGCAAAGCCTGACCGTGACCGTGTTCAAGGTCACCGGCGAAACCAACACCGACGACCTCTCGCCGGCGCCGGACGCCACCACCCGCCCCGACATCCCGCTGCACGCGCTGGCCATGCTGAAAAACGCGCGCCCGGGCATCACCCCGGAAGAAGACGGCAAGCGCGGCCCGGTCAAGTTCATCGAATCGCTGAAGGAAAAGGGCAACCTGGTTGCCTACGTGGGTGACGTGGTCGGTACCGGTTCCTCGCGCAAGTCCGCCACCAACTCGGTGCTGTGGTTCACCGGCGAAGACATCCCGTTCGTGCCGAACAAGCGTTTCGGCGGCGTGTGCCTGGGCAGCAAGATTGCCCCGATCTTCTACAACACCATGGAAGACGCCGGCGCACTGCCGATCGAGCTGGACGTGTCGCAGATGGAAATGGGTGACGTGGTCGAGCTGCGTCCCTATGATGGCAAGGCCCTGAAGAACGGCCAGGTGATCGCCGAGTTCACCGTCAAGTCCGACGTGCTGTTCGACGAAGTGCGCGCTGGCGGCCGTATTCCCCTGATCGTTGGCCGTGGCCTGACCGCTAAGGCCCGCGAGGCGCTCGGCCTGGCCCCGTCCACGCTGTTCCGCCTGCCGCACAACCCGGCCGACACCGGCCGCGGTTTCACGCTGGCCCAGAAGATGGTTGGCCGCGCCTGCGGCCTGCCGGAAGGCAAGGGCATCCGCCCGGGCACCTACTGCGAACCGAAGATGACCTCGGTGGGCTCGCAAGACACCACCGGCCCGATGACCCGCGACGAGTTGAAGGACCTGGCTTGCCTGGGCTTCTCGGCCGACCTGGTGATGCAGTCGTTCTGCCACACCGCCGCTTATCCGAAGCCGGTCGACGTCAAGACCCATCACACGCTGCCGCAGTTCATCAGCACCCGTGGCGGCATCTCGCTGCGCCCGGGCGATGGCGTGATCCACTCGTGGCTGAACCGCATGCTGCTGCCCGACACCGTTGGCACCGGCGGCGACTCGCACACCCGCTTCCCGATCGGCATCAGCTTCCCGGCAGGCTCGGGCCTGGTGGCGTTCGCCGCCGCCACCGGCGTGATGCCGCTGGACATGCCGGAATCCGTGCTGGTGCGCTTCAAGGGCAAGATGCAGCCCGGCGTCACCCTGCGTGACCTGGTCAACGCCATTCCGCTGTACGCCATCAAGTCGGGTCTGCTGACCGTGGCCAAGCAAGGCAAGAAGAACATCTTCTCGGGCCGCGTGCTGGAAATCGAAGGCCTGCCCGACCTGAAGGTCGAGCAAGCGTTCGAGCTGTCCGACGCTTCCGCCGAGCGTTCGGCCGCCGGTTGCTCGGTGCGCCTGAACAAGGAACCGATCATCGAGTACATCAACAGCAACATCACGCTGCTGAAGTGGATGATCGCCGAAGGCTACCAAGACCCGCGCAGCCTGTCGCGCCGTATCCAGGCCATGGAAGCCTGGCTGGCCGATCCCAAGCTGCTCGAGCCGGATGCGGACGCCGAGTACGCCGCCGTGATCGAGATCGACCTGGCCGACGTGCACGAGCCCATCGTGGCCTGCCCGAACGACCCGGACGACGTCAAGACCCTGTCGGAAGTGGCTGGCGCCAAGATCGACGAAGTCTTCATCGGTTCGTGCATGACCAACATCGGCCACTTCCGCGCAGCCTCCAAGCTGCTCGAAGGCAAGCGCGACATCCCCGTCAAGCTGTGGGTTGCCCCGCCGACCAAGATGGACGCCAAGCAACTGACCGAAGAAGGCCACTACGGCGTGTTCGGCACGGCCGGCGCCCGCACCGAAATGCCGGGTTGCTCGCTGTGCATGGGTAACCAGGCACAAGTGCGCGAAGGCGCCACGGTGATGTCGACCAGCACCCGTAACTTCCCGAACCGTCTGGGCAAGAACACCAACGTGTACCTGGGTTCGGCCGAGCTGGCGGCAATCTGCTCGCGCCTTGGCCGCATCCCGACCAAGGAAGAGTACATGTCGGACATGGGCGTGCTGGCCACCAACGGCGACCAGATCTACAAGTACCTGAACTTCGACAAGATCGAAGACTTCAAGGGCGTGGCGGATACGGTGACGGTGTAA
- a CDS encoding thioesterase family protein, protein MARLNLEFPEDQFCYSTHLTVRVTDINAANHLGNDSMISMISEARARFLFDLRTADEPDTQTDQVGIIVTDLATTYRNEAHARDQLLFEVGVMDFNRYGGDITFRITRPADQALVAMAKSGFVFFSYERKQVVPMPEAFARKFPKVNWVDRGVAKAG, encoded by the coding sequence ATGGCCCGCCTGAATCTCGAATTCCCCGAAGACCAATTCTGCTACTCCACCCACCTGACGGTGCGCGTGACCGATATCAACGCCGCCAACCACCTCGGCAACGACTCGATGATCTCGATGATTTCCGAGGCGCGGGCGCGCTTTTTGTTCGACCTGCGCACGGCAGACGAGCCGGATACGCAGACCGACCAGGTGGGCATCATCGTGACCGACCTGGCCACCACCTACCGCAATGAAGCCCATGCCCGCGACCAACTGCTGTTCGAGGTGGGGGTGATGGACTTCAATCGCTATGGCGGCGATATCACCTTCCGCATCACGCGCCCGGCAGACCAGGCGCTGGTGGCCATGGCCAAGTCCGGTTTTGTCTTTTTCAGCTACGAGCGCAAGCAGGTCGTGCCGATGCCGGAGGCGTTCGCGCGCAAGTTCCCCAAGGTCAACTGGGTGGACCGCGGGGTGGCCAAGGCAGGCTAA